The following are from one region of the Bacillota bacterium genome:
- a CDS encoding transketolase C-terminal domain-containing protein: MAKATREAYGEALVELAAQYDFLVMDADLSKATKTDIFNKAYPDRFIECGIAEGNMMSVAAGIATTGMPVFASTFAAFAAGRAFDSVRNSIGYPHLNVKIGATHAGISVGEDGATHQCNEDIALMRTIPGMVVINPCDEVEAKAAVKAALLHNGPVYLRFGRLGVPTLMDESSYKFELGKGVVLADGKDAVIFSTGLLTSRAMEAREMLLKEGIDAAVVNIHTIKPIDEKLIIEYAKKTGAVVTAEEHNIIGGLGGAVCEVLAENCPVPVSRVGVNDVFGKSGPALKLLDIFGLNASNIAENVKKVISRK, translated from the coding sequence ATGGCTAAAGCAACACGTGAAGCATATGGTGAGGCACTTGTTGAGCTCGCAGCTCAATATGATTTTTTGGTTATGGATGCCGATCTGTCTAAAGCTACAAAAACAGATATTTTTAATAAGGCATATCCTGACCGCTTTATAGAGTGCGGTATCGCAGAGGGTAATATGATGTCGGTTGCTGCAGGTATCGCAACAACGGGTATGCCCGTTTTTGCAAGCACATTTGCTGCTTTTGCCGCCGGACGGGCATTTGACTCTGTCAGAAATTCAATAGGGTATCCCCATTTGAATGTTAAGATAGGTGCTACCCACGCAGGTATTTCAGTTGGTGAAGATGGCGCCACTCACCAATGCAACGAAGATATAGCATTGATGCGCACTATCCCCGGTATGGTTGTCATTAATCCTTGCGACGAGGTTGAGGCGAAAGCAGCTGTTAAAGCGGCACTTTTGCATAATGGACCCGTTTATTTAAGATTCGGCAGATTAGGTGTTCCTACTCTTATGGATGAGTCGAGTTATAAGTTTGAGCTCGGTAAGGGTGTTGTACTGGCGGACGGCAAAGACGCTGTTATTTTTTCAACCGGTCTCTTAACAAGCCGTGCAATGGAAGCACGTGAAATGCTGTTAAAAGAAGGTATTGATGCTGCTGTAGTTAATATTCATACTATTAAACCGATAGATGAGAAACTTATAATTGAATATGCAAAGAAGACTGGTGCGGTTGTAACAGCTGAAGAGCATAACATAATCGGCGGCCTTGGCGGCGCGGTATGCGAAGTTCTTGCTGAAAATTGCCCTGTTCCAGTTTCAAGGGTCGGCGTAAATGACGTATTTGGAAAATCAGGTCCCGCTCTTAAGCTGCTCGATATCTTTGGATTAAACGCATCTAATATTGCTGAAAACGTTAAAAAGGTTATTTCACGTAAATAA